Proteins encoded by one window of Scatophagus argus isolate fScaArg1 chromosome 4, fScaArg1.pri, whole genome shotgun sequence:
- the dbnlb gene encoding drebrin-like b isoform X2, which translates to MAVNLSKNGPALTAAFKEVVDEKSSTNWALFTYEGNSNDIRLAEKGDGGLEELVEELNSGKVMYAFCRVQDPNSGLPKYVLINWTGEGVKDARKGICANHVSSMANFLKGAHVTINARAEEDVEPEVIMQKVAKASGANYSFHKETSSRFQDSGPQGPVGSVYQKTNAMSEIRKTNKDNFWAQAEKEEEKRRHEERRKAEEERLQLERDRKDREAKEAAQRDKRDKERASQIDQQKKYQQQQETESREQEKQHWEEEQQQEIQPTQKKPVKRGESVEKANEAASLISQRAVNPREMFKQRERGITPSDSDVPSAAPASPQPEPDVDDGQSRCEYDEQEATPQEELKEEAPAANSYVQETAYEEPAQVEENNSYQVTAEETSDRGICARALYDYQAADDTEISFDPDDIITGIEMIDEGWWRGYGPDGHFGMFPANYVELI; encoded by the exons ATGGCAGTTAACCTTAGCAAAAATGGCCCTGCATTAACAGCTGCTTTTAAAGAAGTGGTGGACGAAAAATCCAGCACGAATTG GGCCTTGTTCACCTATGAGGGAAACAGTAACGATATCCGCCTGGCAGAAAAAGGGG ATGGAGGTCTGGAGGAGTTGGTTGAGGAATTGAACAGTGGAAAAGTTATGTACGCTTTCTGCCGGGTCCAGGATCCAAATTCTGGTCTGCCCAAATATGTCCTCATCAACTGG actgGAGAAGGAGTGAAGGATGCCAGGAAAGGGATATGTGCAAATCACGTCAGCTCCATGGCCAACTTTCTAAAG GGGGCTCATGTTACAATAAATGCCAGAGCAGAAGAGGATGTGGAACCAGAGGTGATCATGCAAAAGGTGGCCAAAGCTTCAGGAGCGAACTACAGCTTCCACAAAGAAACTTCCAGCCGCTTCCAGGACAGCGGTCCTCAGGGTCCTGTG GGCTCAGTGTACCAGAAGACCAACGCTATGTCTGAAATCAGAAAGACCAACAAAGACAACTTCTGGGCTCAGGCAGAG aaagaagaggagaaacgtcGCCACGAGGAGCGGCGCAAGGCAGAGGAGGAGCGcctgcagctggagagagacaggaaagaccGAGAGGCCAAGGAGGCAGCGCAGAGGGACAAAAGGGACAAAGAGAGGGCCTCTCAGATCGACCAACAAAA GAagtaccagcagcagcaggaaaccGAGAGCAGGGAGCAGGAGAAACAACATTGGG aggaggagcagcagcaggagatccAGCCAACCCAGAAGAAACCAGTCAAGAGAGGTGAATCTGTGGAAAAGGCCAAT gAGGCGGcttctctcatctctcagcGTGCTGTAAACCCCAGAGAGATGttcaagcagagagagaggggaataACTCCCAGTGACTCAGACGTCCCCTCTGCCGCCCCTGCTAGCCCTCAGCCAG AGCCTGATGTGGATGATGGACAGTCCAGGTGTGAGTATGACGAGCAGGAGGCGACCCCCCAGGAGGAGCTGAAAG aggaaGCACCTGCTGCCAACTCCTACGTCCAAGAGACGGCTTATGAAGAACCAGCTCAG GTGGAGGAGAATAACTCCTACCAGGTGACTGCTGAGGAGACCTCAGATAGAGGCATCTGTGCCAGAGCCTTATATGACTACCAGGCTG CTGATGACACGGAGATCTCGTTCGACCCTGACGATATCATCACAGGGATTGAGATGATAGACGAGGGCTGGTGGCGAGGCTACGGGCCAGACGGCCATTTCGGGATGTTCCCGGCCAATTACGTGGAGCTTATTTAG
- the dbnlb gene encoding drebrin-like b isoform X1 yields MAVNLSKNGPALTAAFKEVVDEKSSTNWALFTYEGNSNDIRLAEKGDGGLEELVEELNSGKVMYAFCRVQDPNSGLPKYVLINWTGEGVKDARKGICANHVSSMANFLKGAHVTINARAEEDVEPEVIMQKVAKASGANYSFHKETSSRFQDSGPQGPVGSVYQKTNAMSEIRKTNKDNFWAQAEKEEEKRRHEERRKAEEERLQLERDRKDREAKEAAQRDKRDKERASQIDQQKKYQQQQETESREQEKQHWEEQQQEIQPTQKKPVKRGESVEKANEAASLISQRAVNPREMFKQRERGITPSDSDVPSAAPASPQPGRLQSPFLSKSVYESERASSPQRQASPVPAGSASPVRATEPDVDDGQSRCEYDEQEATPQEELKEEAPAANSYVQETAYEEPAQVEENNSYQVTAEETSDRGICARALYDYQAADDTEISFDPDDIITGIEMIDEGWWRGYGPDGHFGMFPANYVELI; encoded by the exons ATGGCAGTTAACCTTAGCAAAAATGGCCCTGCATTAACAGCTGCTTTTAAAGAAGTGGTGGACGAAAAATCCAGCACGAATTG GGCCTTGTTCACCTATGAGGGAAACAGTAACGATATCCGCCTGGCAGAAAAAGGGG ATGGAGGTCTGGAGGAGTTGGTTGAGGAATTGAACAGTGGAAAAGTTATGTACGCTTTCTGCCGGGTCCAGGATCCAAATTCTGGTCTGCCCAAATATGTCCTCATCAACTGG actgGAGAAGGAGTGAAGGATGCCAGGAAAGGGATATGTGCAAATCACGTCAGCTCCATGGCCAACTTTCTAAAG GGGGCTCATGTTACAATAAATGCCAGAGCAGAAGAGGATGTGGAACCAGAGGTGATCATGCAAAAGGTGGCCAAAGCTTCAGGAGCGAACTACAGCTTCCACAAAGAAACTTCCAGCCGCTTCCAGGACAGCGGTCCTCAGGGTCCTGTG GGCTCAGTGTACCAGAAGACCAACGCTATGTCTGAAATCAGAAAGACCAACAAAGACAACTTCTGGGCTCAGGCAGAG aaagaagaggagaaacgtcGCCACGAGGAGCGGCGCAAGGCAGAGGAGGAGCGcctgcagctggagagagacaggaaagaccGAGAGGCCAAGGAGGCAGCGCAGAGGGACAAAAGGGACAAAGAGAGGGCCTCTCAGATCGACCAACAAAA GAagtaccagcagcagcaggaaaccGAGAGCAGGGAGCAGGAGAAACAACATTGG gaggagcagcagcaggagatccAGCCAACCCAGAAGAAACCAGTCAAGAGAGGTGAATCTGTGGAAAAGGCCAAT gAGGCGGcttctctcatctctcagcGTGCTGTAAACCCCAGAGAGATGttcaagcagagagagaggggaataACTCCCAGTGACTCAGACGTCCCCTCTGCCGCCCCTGCTAGCCCTCAGCCAG GGCGTCTGCAAAGCCCTTTTCTGTCTAAGTCCGTGTATGAAAGTGAGCGAGCCAGCTCACCTCAGCGCCAAGCTTCTCCTGTGCCAGCAGGCTCCGCCTCTCCTGTCCGTGCCACAG AGCCTGATGTGGATGATGGACAGTCCAGGTGTGAGTATGACGAGCAGGAGGCGACCCCCCAGGAGGAGCTGAAAG aggaaGCACCTGCTGCCAACTCCTACGTCCAAGAGACGGCTTATGAAGAACCAGCTCAG GTGGAGGAGAATAACTCCTACCAGGTGACTGCTGAGGAGACCTCAGATAGAGGCATCTGTGCCAGAGCCTTATATGACTACCAGGCTG CTGATGACACGGAGATCTCGTTCGACCCTGACGATATCATCACAGGGATTGAGATGATAGACGAGGGCTGGTGGCGAGGCTACGGGCCAGACGGCCATTTCGGGATGTTCCCGGCCAATTACGTGGAGCTTATTTAG
- the ube2d4 gene encoding ubiquitin-conjugating enzyme E2 D4 — MALKRIQKELSDLQRDPPAQCSAGPVGDDLFHWQATIMGPSDSPYQSGVFFLTIHFPTDYPFKPPKVAFTTKIYHPNINSNGSICLDILRSQWSPALTVSKVLLSICSLLCDPNPDDPLVPEIAHTYKADRERYNKLARDWTQKYAM, encoded by the exons ATGGCGTTGAAACGAATTCAGAAG GAGCTGTCAGACCTGCAGAGGGACCCACCTGCTCAGTGCTCTGCTGGACCAGTCGGAGATGATT tgtttcACTGGCAGGCAACAATAATGGGTCCA AGTGACAGTCCATATCAGAGTGgagtgtttttcctcaccatTCACTTCCCGACAGATTACCCTTTCAAACCACCCAAA GTtgcattcacaacaaaaatttaCCACCCTAATATCAACAGTAATGGAAGTATTTGCCTGGATATACTGAGATCACAATGGTCACCTGCGCTTACAGTATCAAAAG TATTATTGTCTATCTGCTCTCTTCTTTGTGATCCAAACCCGGACGACCCACTGGTACCAGAGATTGCCCATACATACAAGGCTGACAGGGAAAG GTACAACAAATTAGCAAGAGATTGGACACAGAAGTATGCAATGTGA